GCTCATGTTTTCTACAACACCCAAAATATGTATGCCGGTTTTCTTACAGAATGTTATCTCTTTACGTACATCATCTAGCGCAATACCTTGCGGCGTTGTCACAATAATAGCACCATCACATTTCACCTCTCGCATGCATTCCATAACAGTAATGTGTTCATCCGATGTACCAGGAGGTGTGTCAATTATCAAGTAATCGATTTCATCCCATTTTACATCGGTTAGAAATTGTTTAATCATCATGGTCTTTTTGGGTCCTCGCCATATAACTGGATCATTGCGATTCTTCAATAGAAATCCTATAGACATAACAGCCAATGTTTTACTATCATCCGTATAAATTGGTACCCATCCTTCGTCACATTGATAGATATCACGACCTTCAAGGCCCAACAGATATGGAACAGAGGGACCACACAAATCGATATCCAAAAGACCTACCTGTTTTAAGAATTTCGTTAGGAAATTGATTGGTATCTCTTGTGTCAATTTTACCTTTAGACCAGAATCTCTCAGTGTCAAGGCCAATTGTGTGCTGACTGTAGACTTGCCTACACCACCTTTCCCGGATAGGaccaaaattacatgttttacTTTATCCAACATCCTGGTGCTTGTTGTAGTCATTCAACACCATAAGACAAAACATATGTTTGAGACCACGTGGCCGGTGTAAGAGCATTTTTAGACGGCGTAGCTTAGTGTAATTTTGTGGGGTGATCACACCGTACACTTTTAGGAAACGGCGTAATTTGAACGTACTACGTCCTTAatacgctttacagattatcagttattccggacgacagtgctcgtgtcgaacatatcccatatattgtgcacactataagttaagtccgaaggcatattcGATACtgatgcatgtttatgggattgataacacatttaccgattatttagtcatcgccgacaattcgtatcgatccgacacatgtaaagggcaccttatacgatCGGATAAActctgcgacacaacacgttgcggcgacaaatccgctaATATAAGGCCTTGTTCGCGTGTTGCGGGGACGTGTTtccacaaaatcaaaacaactttgatttttctggTTAGGAGGCACAAATCTTCACGTGTAAGGGCATGTTTACCAAACATTAGAAAaagcaaatttattttcataattaaaacaagcatttctgcaatgaaattaatgatggatcgcttattcagcttggaatttttattgtttcttccattttttattaaaaaatggatttacacctaacttttcgtccatcttcattgtttgtttttatgcttcttcttatttcttcatgttgttatcataattgttcgtgcagtgtgagggtaaaacttgaataggcgaacctctgtcgtagtgtttatccgaccgtctaaggtccgcttaagattctttacaaacaccgatatTCCGTCCggtataactgatagtctgtaaagcgcataacacaGAAAGCTAGAGATCTAGTACATCAGACCAGTTAGTCTTGGTCCAACCAAGCCCAGGCAAGTGCAACCGGCTCAATTGGTATTAGTGATtgataggttagtttaggttagggaGGATGAAACCAGCCCGTAGCAAAAGGGCCGGTTTCCGCTTAGACCATGTTGATCCATTGTGTTTCCTCATAATTGTTCTTCTTCGTCCTCATCAATCATTTGAGTTTGCAGGCGAGTTCCAAAGAAGGAGCTTCCTAGGTCTTTACATCCCGAGGCCTTGATAAAGGCAAGTATATCCTTTAGGTTGCAGTTCCGTACATCCgttatatcctgaaagaaaaaggagcccagtatcttgtttcttctaaaggataatgctggacactggcacaaaCAATGGTTGCCTATGGGTCCACACACCATCTACGAATATCGTCAGTCATTAAGCcaatccttaccatgtgttttccaaGTGTGTTGTGTCTTGTTATGATGCCTATCAATGCTCTCAGATCATCACTGTGAGCCGCCATCAGAAAATCAGAGTTCTTACGGCTCTTATCGTCCCATATCAGTTTGGTTTGCTCGCAGAGGACGCACGTTCCTTCCATAAATCATCGTATCTGACATTGATCCTGTAAGTATATGAAGATAGCGGGGGGAACACATCAGTAACGATGTTGTTCGTCCCGCGTACGCCTTctttagccagcacatccgccTCCTAATTTCCCATTATTCCATAATGTCCACGTACCCAGCAAAGAGTGATATTAGGCTGAGAGAGCTCTAAGCTCTCTACGACATCGACTGACTACCTTCGACGTTATGTTCGGATTTCCTAAGGCCTTTAttgctgcctgactgtcgatgcagaagctgatatcgctccCGAATATCCGCCTCATCAACAGTAGTTCCCCAGCTTTCGCAATGgcaagtgattgatagcagcgtagctggtgtgtcccatctgtaatacTACGTTGGCACTAGACACGACATCTCGCTATTTAGAAGcaaaatctctttacaaatctcaaaTGTTAGGACTGGCAACATAATGAGATTTCGTTGATTTGGCgatttaacagctgtttgtaaatatatgaaTACAAACACAAACCCGTATGTGGACACGCACAGACACATTCATCTACAAGGAAAATTGGGGCAGGGTTGGAAAAAGCGCATGtttagtactaaaaccacagttgtacaaggcagtatagacattttgttgaaatcgaacCAGACCATTTCGGACGCATCTCATTTTAGTCCCAGAATTCCTAGACACAAcacactgttacaacaacaagacGTTCCGAATTgtgattaaaaaatattttctttgaaagAAAAATCACATATGCTGTTTTATTTACTTATATCTATATTACATAAATATTTCACAAACAAGATCATGATCTCAAATCTATATACAAGTTAGTTTCACAATTTTAAAGGTGAAGATTCGATAGAATGTAAGAAATCCAATTTATACCGCAAGATTTTAGTGTGTGATAAAAAAGGTTAACGTGTTGTCGAAGTAGCGATGAACTGACCATTTGTTGTTTAAATTGGATACACATGCCAAATTCCAAACTGtatatgtcttattttttatttgaatcacAATAATTAAAAGTGACGTTTTGTGAACATAGGGCGACTTCAAAATCTTTCCATCTTGTTTTGTCGTAGGCTGTGTTTCATTTGACACCACGACATATGCTGGCTTTCGCATTCGCGTCTTACCGACCTCACCCAGGTATTTCTTGGTTTTCCCGGTTTCCTGTGCCCTTGGGGGTTCCATTGCAGATCTGATTTAGTGATAGCGTCGTCGTTTCTTCGAAGTATGTGGCCGATCCAAATCCATTTACGTTTTTTTATGTCGAATTcaactttgttgttgttggttataTTATGAAGATCGGTGTTGCTAATTGTCTTTGGCCAATAATATTCTACGAAGACACCGGTTGACAGTTgcagtttatttatatttgcttGGGTTAATCCTCATATAGTAGAACCGTATAGTAGGACTGATTTGACACTACAGTCGAAAATGCGGAGTTTGGTTTTCCTACTGATTATTCTTCATTTATTTATGCGGGAAATTATGTCATCATCCGGTGGTACGGTGATGAGACTTCTAAGATCGTTGAAAAATTCTGTTTCTTCGATGATGGTGCCATTAAGTTTTAGGGTTGAAGCCACGCTTGAGTTTATCCTCATTATTTTTATCTTCTCTGTGTTGATTTTGGGGCCAATTTTAGCAGCatttttgataacttttttagttTATCTTCAATGTCGTTGAATCGATGGGTCATCAGACAGATATCATCTGCGTAATCGATATCGTTTAGCCGTTCTGTCATATTCCATTGTATCCCATTTGGAGCTTCCGAGTTCGTTTGTTCCATCACATTATATGGTAGGTGCAGGAATAATATTGGCGAGAGCATGCAGCCCTGTCTGACTCCGCTGATGGATGTAAAAGGCAGGCTTTCGGCATTGTTGAACCGTGCCCTACTCTTAGAAGTGTTATAAAAAGAGTTCTTGGATAAGTGTTATTTGTCGTTGGAGGCTCTACTGAAATGTCcagtattttgttttgtaagtgGAGTTCACGTTGCCATTTTCTGTTGTCGAGAGTTCGGTGTTGTTCGATATAGTATTGAATTGTGTTAGAATGTTACCACCGCTGTCTTTTATTATTGGATGCGTCGACCTTACGCATATTTCTTGTGTTCGCTGCTTGCTCCAATTCGTCGGCGATGTTgttgtaatataatttttttttcgttctgaGCTAGTAACTTCACGGTTAAAGAtacgtacatacatacatacagttTAATTTGGTTTCCTCCCAGTTAAATCCTCATTAATTAGACTAACCTTTTATTTTTGATGTTGTTTTGTAtaaactagatttccaattaccATGATTTACAGCTGATTTTACACCGGTTGTGGTTGGTTCCCTTAAGCTGTTTGGGGCCAATACAATGGGGCCATCCTTCAACTTCAACCTTGAATTGTCTAAATTAGAAATggggttttctattttttgtactTTATCTCGAGTTTTTTCTTtgaattcaatcaaatttggtttaGGTATTGTTACATCGGTAGCCATTGTATAGATTTCCTTCTCAATAATTTCATGTAAGTCTTTGTCATCTtggtttatttttctagaaggtTTGTAGAGATCTACAGATCTATCTTTTATTCCTACATTCGAGGGAGGAGGTGAATAAGCCACATCAGAAATTTCTagcttaacatttttttcgacagtTTTATAACTAGTTTTGGAAGACGTTTtggcatttttagtaaaatccgTGTTGCTATGTTCCAATGATATCCTTGAATCACAAATGGAAAGTtctaaaatttcacttctattgcTAAAATTCTCACTCCTTTGTAGCTCCATATGTTTGTCAATCTTATGATCATGGTATTCTcgagatttttttattacaacatcTTCAGAAATTTCGGTTACCAAActtgatgggtatttaagaacTTTTACAGATTCTAAACCGTTTTTTGGGTTTGTTTTTCGTTTCCCAAATGCTTTTTTGTTTGTATCTTTCGATTTTCGTGAATCCAAATGTTGTTTCTGATGTCTTCTTTTTTCGGAATTTTTGGTGTGTAATGAATCAATACCATGAGATTTGGAGGATGATGTTGTGATATTCCATATGGGCTTATGACTTGGATCTGAAAAATTCCTCTCATGCTTAGTAATCGTTTCTGCTTTCATTTTAGTTTTGTCCCCATAATATGTCCTATCTCTTTTCATTTTTGGGTTCATTTTAAATTGATCATTTAGCGTCAAATGTTGGGAATCCTTAAAAATTAGCTcgaataatttttgatttttagcgTTATGGATTttcttttccaaagaaaatttccctTCGTTTATTCTATTGCTTGTTTTCTTAGCAAACAGATCCCTGGCCAAACTTGGCCTGTTTTTATCTGATTGCTTCGTACGATCATAAGAAGCAGAATTGTTATAGGATATTGCATTTGTGCCACGATCACTAGAGtgtttcaactttggtatcttgaATTTAGATTCCAGATTTTTCTCCAAGCACTCCTTGATGCATTCGTGACAAGTATTCGTCTTGGTTTCTTGTGAAGATGATCTTGTAGAATCCTGAGATCTTGGAGATTTCGATTCATATTTTTCTGGAGATAAATTGACATTGACATCTAACTGGGATTTAGAATGGTTCATCAAAATCGTTTCTCCTCCATGATTTGTCATTGATTCCATGGAATGATTTGTGGTGTCCACTTGATTATTTTGTAGAACATTAGAAGATTCCCCCGCTGAATTGATATATGATGATGAGACCATCTTGGTTATTGAGATGGAACAGTCATGGTTTGATTTAATCATTGATTCTTGGGTAGATGAAACTTCTTGCTCAGATGGAGACATCATGGTTTTATTAATAGACTCCATTAAGTTTCTCTCAGGGATTTCTTCATTATTGCAGATCGCATAGGATGATGATATATGTATTTGATCCAATTGATCACTGGTTATTGTATGGTTTTCAAAATTAGAACCTTTGCTATATATACTCTGGGGTTTGTCTTCATTTGATGATACATTGGGATTCGAATTAGATgcatttttaataatatcttcACCTATTTTGGTGGATATATTTCCAGTTTTAAAATCTAAGGATTCTACTTTAAGGTTAGGTTTACATTCAGCGTTCTTACATTCTTTCGATTTTGTTGAGGCAAAATGGGAGCATAGACTTGAAGGACCAAAGGCATCTGAAGATACTTTATTCTGAATTTTATGTAATTTCCATGGGATTAATTCAGAACCTTCACCTACGGAATTATAAACATCCGAGGTTTCTTGTGTGGGATTATCCTGATTAATTTCCTCTCTACTCGAACAGATATGGGTGTATGGTTTATAATGGGTATGTTGAGAATATTGACAACCATTGCTGGTCAATGGCTTAGAATTCTCTTCCCCATCTTCTAAATAGGTAGAAGATGATTGGAATTCATGATTATTGGAGGGTATATCGATAATTTGTACCATCGAATTGAATGTTACAGTTTTTCTACTTTTCTTGATTTTTCCATTATTTTGTCCATCAATAGGATCAGAAGAAAGGAATCTCTTCTTTTTAGATATTTTAGTATGGTCACTCCGCTGCCAATTTTCCCTTATATCAATCATTTCATTTGGCAATGTTGAGATTATTCCATGGTCTCTATTGGGAATATGTAAAATTGATGCCGAAGGATATTGTTCCTCGGATGCAGTAGCTTGGAATTTTGCCTTCTTTTCtttgattttatttagataTGAGGACAAATCCAAACGATGAAGTATAACACGACAATTTTTCATGCCATGGATATCGCTGCCACTGGAATCTTCAGTATATTTAGAAAAACATGTTGTAGCTACTTTGGATTTGGCCATTGTGGATGAATTGTTGAatgttgtgtccaaattttgtttagattcCTGAGGCAATAGGGAATCTTTGATTGATATTGTCTCTGGAGATGCTTTAGTTCTATGATCCATAGGTCGGTGGGatgagttttgcaaaatttttataggtggTGATGGTGTTGCCTCATTTACGGTCAGGTTTTGCATAGATTTTTTCTCCTCTCTATATTCTTCTCTCgttccaaatttttggcctaaaATATTGGGTGCGTTTTTCTCCTCTCTATCTTCTCTCGTTCCAACTTCTTCGCCAAAAATATTGGATGCGTTAATAGTAATGCCTCCATCTGTTTGTTTTCTGGGTTCTTTTATCCTTCCGCCAATTTCCAGGTCTAGAGTATTAGGGTCCTCAATATTGGATTGATAAATATTGGATATTATATCTCTCTCCTTTTCATATGCTTCCCTTCTATTAACTTCGAACTCGAGAATATTATGTTCGTCATtgattgatgatgatgatgttctgGCCTCATTCAACTGAGTTGATGGACCAATTGAAGAATATATTGATATATTATCTGGCTCTTCCTTTGGGAAAGGGTTTAGGATTGAATTATAATCGGAGAATTCCATTTTCCCATCTATTGCAGTGACAAAATCGGAAGATATAGCTTGATCACAAATTTGTAGAGGTGGTAAAGTTTTCACTTCAGTTATAAGTAAAGGAGGATTTTTCGAaattatcttatttttattcattGGTTTAGTCCACAATTCATCCAATATttgattttcatccaaattttgatttatcacTGAATTTTTAATGGCCGGTATTATCTTGGTAGAATGAGGGTCAATGATATTATCTTTTGCATTTGTTTGGTATGGTATTTCTGGTTGTTCCTTTTTCGAAAGTTCTATGCTTTCAGCTTCCATTTCACGTTGAATTTCATTGAtgacaattttctcaataacTTTGTGCATTTCCACATCACCATCTTCATGCTCATTGCTagggaatttatttaaattcttaTTAGATAGATTTTCTTTAACCAAAAAATCACCGATGCTATACAAAATATCTTCTTGCTCATCTTCGGAATATTCTTTAGCTACTGACGTTGAATCGGGTATAAATGGATCTTTCGATAAACTATTCCCAGTAGCTTGCTTTGAAATTTCGCTTTCTGTGGTGGATTTTTGGCTTTGCGTGGACATTTTTCTTCCATAGTCATAATCGATGTTAGATTTTCTTCTGATTGTGGATGCAGCTGAAACTTTAATAGCTTGTTTTGAGTTTCTTTTTAATAATTCCTCTTTAGATTCtgattttcttctattttttgaAGACAACAAACGCGGAGATTGGCGCAAAGATGAATGCGATCGGTGTTCTCCATCGGAATCTGTTGTGGTATCCATCAATTGAAAATATCTTCTAGAGTTTTTATGTCTTTCTCTTAAGGTTCGAGTTGTTGAAGATGAAATTTGATAATCAAATTCTGAATCGGTTGTTTCCATCTCATCTACCTTTGAGTTTGGATTACTTgaataaattttcgattttcttcCTCTTAAATTTCTAGGTTTTTCATTCAATTGTTCAAAGTTTTGTCTACATTCTGGTGCGGGAGGAATAGTAGACAAATTGTTCATAATGTCCATATGTTGGGTATCCTTTTTTCTTGGCCTTCTTTTTCTCGAACACAAAGGATTTCTCTCCATTTCTCTACTGTCCCCATTCAAGGTAGATTCCTCTGAATTTGCTCTATTAAGTTCTGGAGGACTTTGATCctgttgaatttttgattttgctgACTTTATTGCACTTTTACAAGGTGATTTCCTTTGATGACTACGCCTGCTATCTACAAGATGCTCTTTATAGGTGGTTTCTGAAGAAATGTCTGCCCTTGGCGTGCTCTTTGATGATTGATCACATTTTTGCATTTGTATAGCCTGTAGAGTTCCAGGTTGAATACTTGATTTAAGAACCTCATCTTTTTTGGTTGCTTCTTCAGATTTCGATGTTAGTATATTCCAAGGATGCTTTTCCGATTGGAAAGCTCTTGGGTATTCATTGGTACAACTTTGTGATGTTGAGTTTATGACATCTACATAGCTGCCAATATTTCTAAGTCTTCCACCTGGTATGGTATGGACTCGATCTACTAACTCCTCCTCATCAGATCTTCCATAAAGATTCATTTTTTCCAATTGTTTCATAGTCTCACATTGTTCCATTTCGAATTTTTCTCGTTTCTGTTGTTTCTCTTGTTTTCTACGTTCTTTCTCCTTCGTCTTCTCCAAGGCTCTTAGCTCTAATTTTCGTCTTTGCTTCTGCAGGATCTCATTGTACATGGCATTGAGTTGACGTTGATATTGTAACATTTCCTGGGTAGGTTCTATAACTACAATACAACGTTTCAATAATTTCTCATCATTATAGGGAAAATCGTTATACATTCTTAATTTGTCATTATTACCAGGTCTATAGCAGACATCACTTTCCATTTTATCTAATTGGGATTTATCATTTAAATTGGAATTAGAGATGGTTGAATCTCGAAACTCTGCTTGATGAGTCCTTTCTAGTATTTTCGTCTCAATTCTGGGacattgtttcaaataagtGTCAATATCATCATTATTCATTTTAGTCCTAATCTGTCTAAGGTTTAAATTGATACTGCTCCTTTTTATTGGATGCACTTCTGAATAACTTGCAGATTCTATAGGCATTAGCAAACCCATTGAGTGAAAGCCAGAAGGGGATGTGGTGGATAACTGCTGTCTATTGCGAGGAAGATCGAATGTATTACGACAAATTTGTGCAGCAATGAGATCTGTAGATAATATAGAAATAGTTTTTGGAAATTAATAATGGTCACATTATAGTAAtgagtttaaaaaatttcatttaatagtagaaaatattaaacattttggaaaaattcggacaaaagtgtaaattaaaacaagtaagtatatacgaccgaatattcggccaggacgaatcttatgtagcctaaggatcgatttatatgggggtatatataattatttttcaaatttttttctatgtaaaattataaaatcatatttataaagaaacttctgtcaaactcttatttctacagaaaagtttatttctatagaaaattttatcaaatttttatttctacagaaaactttatcaaaaatttatttctatagaaatttttttcaaaattttatttctatacaaaattatgtcaaaattttatttctatagaaaattttgtcgaaattttatttctatagaaatttttttcaaaattttatttctatagaaaattttgtcaaattttatttctataaaaaattttgtcaaaattttatttctataaaaaaattttgtcaaaattttatttctatagaaaatttttgacaaaattttatttgtataaaaaattttgtcaaaaattttatttgtatagaaaattttgtcaaaatttcatttctaagaaaattttgtcaaaattttatttctataacaaattttgtcaaaattttatttttatagaaaattttgcccaaaaatttatttctatagaaaattttgtccaaagttttatttctatagaaaattttgtcaaaatttgatttctataacaaattttgtcaaaattttatttctatagaaaatttttgacaaaattttatttgtataaaaaattttgtcaaaaattttatttgtatagaaaattttgtcaaaatttcatttctaagaaaattttgtcaaaattttatttctataacaaattttgtcaaaattttatttctatagaaaattttgtccaaagttttatttctatagaaaattttgtcaaaatttgatttttatagaattttttttctaaattttatttctatagaaaagtttttttaaattttatttctatagaagagtttttttttttaattttatttctatatcacatattgtcaaaatttgatttttatagaaatgtcaaaatattatttctatagaatattttgtcaaaactttatttctattgaaacttgtgtcaacattttatttctattaaaaatgttgccaacattttgtcaaaattctttttctatagaaaattttgtcaaaattttttttctataacaaattttgtcaacattttatttttatagaaaattttgttcaaaaatttatttctatagaaaattttgtcaaaattttatttctatagaaaaatttgtcaaaattttattcctatagaaaattttgtcaacattttatttctatagaaaaattgctatagaaaagttttttttttattttatttctatatcacatattgtcaaaatttgatttttatagaaatatcaaaattttatttctatagaatattttgtcaaaactttatttctattgaaacttgtgtcaacattttatttctattaaaaatgtcaaaattctatttctatagaaaattttgtcaaaattttatttctatagaaaattttgtcaaaattctattgctatagaaaattttgtcaaaattttatatctatagaacattttgtttctatttgtttctatagcaaattttgtcaaaaatgtttttctttatggaAAATTAAGAAAGgtctaatagaaaataaaatatttttttattgaaatgattcTTCATATCACATCTtatgtatttattattattttggaaaCAATTTGTATCAAATCTGttgcttatttatttatttctattgaaacttgtgtcaacattttatttctatt
This is a stretch of genomic DNA from Haematobia irritans isolate KBUSLIRL chromosome 4, ASM5000362v1, whole genome shotgun sequence. It encodes these proteins:
- the Nubp2 gene encoding NUBP iron-sulfur cluster assembly factor 2, yielding MTTTSTRMLDKVKHVILVLSGKGGVGKSTVSTQLALTLRDSGLKVGLLDIDLCGPSVPYLLGLEGRDIYQCDEGWVPIYTDDSKTLAVMSIGFLLKNRNDPVIWRGPKKTMMIKQFLTDVKWDEIDYLIIDTPPGTSDEHITVMECMREVKCDGAIIVTTPQGIALDDVRKEITFCKKTGIHILGVVENMSGFVCPHCANCTNIFSTEGGVELAKMAGVAHLGTVPIDPRVSQLNGTTRSVVKELPESGTASTFKMLVQKLTT